The genomic segment GGAGAACAAGACCGTCATCGCCATCGCGCACCGTCTCTCCACTATCGCGGCCATGGATCGGCTGGTGGTTCTCGACAAGGGAAGGATAGTGGAGCAGGGCACCCACGCTGAATTGCTGGCGCTCCACGGTCACTACGCCCAGCTCTGGGAGCGCCAGTCCGGCGGCTTCCTCGATAGCGCCGAGGCGGCCCAATAGCTGGTTAACGCCGAGCAGAACTTCTTAACATTTTCCTTAAATCGCCCTTTTGGCCGGCGTGCCACATTCGCGACCGGTTTTGGGGGCGAATTGACAGAATGTTGAAACGGACGATCCGGGTCCTCGGTCCGGACGGTGAGCAGCTTGCCGTCTATGAAATCGAAATCGATCCCTACCGGCACCCGCACGAACTCGACTTCGCCTCCGAGGCGATGGAGCGCTACCGCAAGGATAGCGGCAAGTCGCACGCTGAGCTGATGACGCTCACCTTTCTCGTGCTGCCCGAAGGGTAGCGCCTGTCGGTGGAGAGCGCCTTTCGCTCTCCACACGGGGCGAATGCGGTGTCAGTTGCCGGCCTCGAGATCGGCAAAGATCTTGGCGAAGCGCTCGTTGGCCTTGCCCGGCTGCTTGACGGCCTTGGCCGCCTCCAGGTTTTCCGGCTCGCCCACGACGATCAGTGCAACCATGCCCATTCCGTAGTGCGGCGTGCAGCGGATGCCATAGGCCCCGGCCTCCTCGAAAGTGAAGGTGAAATCCTTCCCGATGGCGCTCTTGAACGGCTCGAACCCTTCGGGAAACATGCCCGGGACCGTCTCGGCATTGTGGCCCTTGCTCGCCGCGACGAAGGTCACCGTGTCGCCCGGCTGGATCCTGGTCAGGGCGGGCTCGAAGACCATCGCACCTTCCGCGCCCTTGTTGAGCATCTTCACCTCGAAATCGGCGGCGAACGCGGGCGAGGCCAGTATAGCTGCGAGAGAGAGGCTGGCCAAGGTGAGCTTGTTGAAATGCATGTGGAGTTCCTCAGTCATATAATATGATTATAATAATCATATTTATTGCTCCTCGATCAACCTATGCTCGCCATTGGCAGCGTCGAGGACTCCGTCTAAGAAACCTCCCGCGCCTCTGAAATCGATTGCGGCGCGGGTTTTCGGGAGGAATTCATGGCGAAGGCCAAGGCCGTTTCGACGGCGAATGCGAGCTATTCTGAAATCGCGCTGTCGGGTGTCTACGCCCTGACCTCACCCAAATACGATGGCGCCTTCGGCATCGACCTGCCGGGCGACGTGCATACGGCGCTGATCGAGGCGGGCGAGATTCCCGATCCCTATTTCGGCGCCAACGAGCAGGACGTGATGTGGGTCAACCACACGCCCTGGAGCGTCGAACGCAACTTCGATGCCGCGCCCGAGGACCTCGATGGTTACCTCACGCTGACGCTTTCGGAAGTCGACTGCATCGCGCGCATCTCGCTCAATGGCGAGTTGATTGCGGAAACCGACAATGCCTTCCGCCGCTACGATTTCGACGTGACGGGCAAGGTCCGCCCGGGCGAGAACCACATTCAGATCGATTTTGCCGTCACTCGCGATGTCGCCAAGGCCCGCGCCCAGGCGCATCCCTTCCCGATCCCCTTTACCAAGAACTACCAGACCAACGGCCTTGAAGGCGTGCACATGAACTTCGTGCGCAAGGTCGCCTGCCATGCCGGCTGGGACTGGGGTATCTGCCTGATGCCGACCGGCGTCTATGGCCGCATGGCCATCCGCAAGAGCCGCCTCGCCCGCCAGGAGAGCGTGCAGGTAGACCAGGCACACGGCAAGAAGTCGGTCGAACTCTCGATCGCCACCCGCGTCTACGCCTTCGCTGAAGGTTCGGTCGAACTCGGTCACACCATTGACGGCCAGGTGATCGCGGACAAGGTGGTGGTGCGCCCGGGCGAAAACGTCTTCGTCCACAACGTCACCATCAAGAACCCGCGCCTCTGGTGGCCGAGCGGGCAGGGTGAGCAGCCGCTCTATGATCTCGTCACCACGCTCGATGGTGAAGTCACCAGCCGGCGGATCGGTCTGCGTAAGCTCGAATGGGTCATCGAGAAGGATGCCATCGACCATTCCTTCAAGGTGCGCATCAACGGCCGCGACATCACGGCGATGGGGGCGAACTGGATCCCCGCCGACGCCATCCCCTCGCGCATCACCGAGCCGGTCGTCCGTGACCTGCTCGAAAGCGCCGTCGCCGCCAACATGAACATGATCCGCATCTGGGGCGGCGGACAGTACGAACCCGACTATTTCTACGACCTGTGCGACGAACTCGGTCTCCTCGTCTGGCAGGACTTCATGTTCGCCTGCATGAGCTACCCTTCAAACCGCGAATTCCTCGACAATGTCCGGGTCGAGATCACCCAGCAGGTCCGGCGCCTGTCCCACCATGCCTGTATCGCCCTCTGGTGCGGCGACAACGAAGTGATCGGGTCGCTCACCTGGTACGACGAGACCAAGGCAAATCCCGAGCGCTACCTCGCCAATTACGACCGCATGAGCTCGATGCTCCAGTCGATCGTGGAAGACGAGGATCCCGCCCGCCGCTTCTGGCCATCCTCTCCCTCGCTCGGCTACCTCGATTTCTCGGACGGCTGGCACTCGGACACGCGGGGCGACCTGCACTATTGGGACGTCTGGCACTCGGCCAAGCCGTTCGAGGCCTATCGCACCGTCAATCCGCGCTTCGCTTCCGAGTTCGGCTTCCAATCCTTCACCTCGATGAACGTCATCGAGACGTTCACCACCCCCGAGGACCGCAACCCCTCCTCGCCGGTGATGGAGAACCATCAGCGCAACGACGGCGGCAATGCCCGCATCCTCGAAACCATGTGCCGGTACTTCCGTTTCCCGGCCACTTTCGAGCAGATGGTGTTCCTGTCCCAGATCCAGCAGGGACTGGCGATCAAGACCGCCATCGAATACTGGCGCTCCACCAAGCCGCGCTGCATGGGCACGCTCTTCTGGCAGATC from the Youhaiella tibetensis genome contains:
- a CDS encoding pseudoazurin, whose product is MHFNKLTLASLSLAAILASPAFAADFEVKMLNKGAEGAMVFEPALTRIQPGDTVTFVAASKGHNAETVPGMFPEGFEPFKSAIGKDFTFTFEEAGAYGIRCTPHYGMGMVALIVVGEPENLEAAKAVKQPGKANERFAKIFADLEAGN
- a CDS encoding beta-mannosidase — its product is MAKAKAVSTANASYSEIALSGVYALTSPKYDGAFGIDLPGDVHTALIEAGEIPDPYFGANEQDVMWVNHTPWSVERNFDAAPEDLDGYLTLTLSEVDCIARISLNGELIAETDNAFRRYDFDVTGKVRPGENHIQIDFAVTRDVAKARAQAHPFPIPFTKNYQTNGLEGVHMNFVRKVACHAGWDWGICLMPTGVYGRMAIRKSRLARQESVQVDQAHGKKSVELSIATRVYAFAEGSVELGHTIDGQVIADKVVVRPGENVFVHNVTIKNPRLWWPSGQGEQPLYDLVTTLDGEVTSRRIGLRKLEWVIEKDAIDHSFKVRINGRDITAMGANWIPADAIPSRITEPVVRDLLESAVAANMNMIRIWGGGQYEPDYFYDLCDELGLLVWQDFMFACMSYPSNREFLDNVRVEITQQVRRLSHHACIALWCGDNEVIGSLTWYDETKANPERYLANYDRMSSMLQSIVEDEDPARRFWPSSPSLGYLDFSDGWHSDTRGDLHYWDVWHSAKPFEAYRTVNPRFASEFGFQSFTSMNVIETFTTPEDRNPSSPVMENHQRNDGGNARILETMCRYFRFPATFEQMVFLSQIQQGLAIKTAIEYWRSTKPRCMGTLFWQINDTYPVASWASLDYGGQWKLLHYMARRFFLPVNVVAVPDKEKGDIVLKGINDTASRAEISLEVRIVNVDGSSTTVHDKRGKIGPDAAAELARVPLNNLGDGDFLAFSWTGEDGNLLGENDFFPRAYKYYDVPDAKVKAAWSTQDGAPVLTLTADRPAFFVTASVDVPGYFSDNALTLVPGRETRLTFTPRHGAKVTQKALASSLRIRHLRETY